The DNA segment GTTCAGCGGTGTTCCAAGTAGGGAAACAAAGACGGACAACGGGCGAACCAGCAAGATCATGATGACCAGGAATGCCAGCCCGGGCCAGCCAAGATCGATCACCGACATCGGGTCCAGGCGAGACCCCAACAAGATGAATAGGCAGCCGATCAGCAGAGTCCTCAAATGTTCTTTGAACTCGATCACATGCTCGATCTCGGTCCCTTTTTGATTGGCCAGCCAGACGCCAAATACGGTGACGGCAATCAATCCGGATTCTTCCGCAAAATGGTTGCTGATTGCAAACAGCCCCAGCGCGAGGGCCAGGGCGGCGACCCCTTGGAGCGAATCGGGAAGCCAATAACGGCGGAGAGCCTGTGAAAGGAAGACGCCCCCCATGATGCCTAGCAGTAAGCCTACCAAGATGATCTTGGTCAGCAGCATCGACGTCGCCATCACGTTCAGTGACTCGTGGCGGCTGAGCACAATTTCTTCGAAAACCAGGACGGCTAAAACCGCTCCGACCGGGTCGATGACGATCCCTTCCCACTTTAAGGTCGACGCGACTCGGCGGCTGGGACGGATCTGACGCAGCAAAGGCCCGATCACTGTCGGCCCGGTAACCGTCAGGATCGCCCCTAGTAACAATGACAGCCGCCAGGGGAATTCCAGCACGTAGTGAGCCGCACAGGCGGTTAGGGGCATCGTTACCGCGACGCCGATCGTCACCAATCGGAAGGTTGCCGATCCCGCTTCGCGTAATTCGCGAATTTGCAGGGACATCCCTCCCTCAAACAGAATCACTGCGACCGAAAGGGAAACCAGCGGAAAAAGAAGGGCGGGACCGACCTGAGTCGGTATGCCGGTCAGTTTGCTTAGTTCCGTCGCCCCGGTGAGATCCTCAAGCAGGTGATCTGGGTGGATGAATTGCCCTAAAATAACCCCAAAGGCCAACAGGAGTAGAATAGACGGTAGTTGAGTTCGCCAGGCTAGCCACTGAGCTAGGATTCCCAGAGCGGGTACTAGGGCGAGGTAGGCAAGCAAATCCATAATACAAACCGCGTAAGGCTTCGAGACGTCCAGTAGATTCAATTGTTGTATGCGAAAGGTAGATTAGTCCGTTTGATTCGGCAAGCTGCGCAATGTTGTCGAAATCGGTTGCAGCGAGAGACTTTAGCCGCAGGACCCTACGAAACCGTTTGTCCCACAACGTCTACCGATCGCCGCCTATTTTCGCACGTTCGTTTTAATCTTTCTTATTCCGAGCCAGTATGTCTGTTCCCAAAAAATCGATTTGTAAGTGGAGCAAAGAGATGATTGGCGCCCATTTGAGAGACCTGTTGGCCGAAGCCCATGCGGCTCGCTTTGTTTGTCGCAAATGTGGGCGGACCGCAGCGAACCGGCATTTGCTCTGCAAGCCTGTTAAACCGAACAAAACTTCTTCTCCGGACGAAACGTCTTAGCGGCACATTCATCGCCTAGCAGCCGGAGCGGTTTCCCCAGCTGTCCAGGTCCCCCCAGACGGATGAGAAACTTTTTGGTTTCTGACATGTTTTCCCCAGAAGCCGATTTGTTGCGCATGGTTTGACGCAAACTAGGGCAAGGAAACAACTTGCGCCGTCGTTTAGGCAAGGTGCGCGACCCCGGTTATTTTAAGGGTGTCCGCCTAAACCATTATGAGCTATCGAGTTACTGCTTTGTTAAATTTCTGTTTGACACTTGTCCTCCGATCGCTATCTTGTCCCCAGTCCCGCATGTAGTGCTTGAGTCTTAATGATAGCACTACCCGTAGTGTTAGAAGCCTCTGTTTGACGATTCGACAGGCCCAACGAACTGGTCGTCCGTCGCGTACTTGCGTACGATTTAGGGTACACCTGAACACTGGTGTGTGCGGCTGCTGTTCCCCCTCATAAATTTTTGGTTGTTAGCAATCGCTCTGCATGACGCAGCTTAAATCAGGCATTGTTAGGCAACCCACGGACGAACCTTTAGGAGTCTTGAAACATGGCAAATGTCATTTCTGCCGATGCACGCCCCGAGAACAAATCCCAGAACAAACCCGCGGAACAACATGGCGTCGAATATGCCCGCAGCCAGTACGGTACTTTGCTGGGCGATCGCGAAGCAGGTTTGAAATATACCGCTGATTTCTGTCCCGCCGACGCTGACAGTCCCTTCGATACAACCGAATGGGAACTGCGTAGTGCGACGATCAAAGACGAAACCGGCAACGCTCT comes from the Roseimaritima multifibrata genome and includes:
- a CDS encoding cation:proton antiporter, which encodes MDLLAYLALVPALGILAQWLAWRTQLPSILLLLAFGVILGQFIHPDHLLEDLTGATELSKLTGIPTQVGPALLFPLVSLSVAVILFEGGMSLQIRELREAGSATFRLVTIGVAVTMPLTACAAHYVLEFPWRLSLLLGAILTVTGPTVIGPLLRQIRPSRRVASTLKWEGIVIDPVGAVLAVLVFEEIVLSRHESLNVMATSMLLTKIILVGLLLGIMGGVFLSQALRRYWLPDSLQGVAALALALGLFAISNHFAEESGLIAVTVFGVWLANQKGTEIEHVIEFKEHLRTLLIGCLFILLGSRLDPMSVIDLGWPGLAFLVIMILLVRPLSVFVSLLGTPLNWREKTFISTMAPRGIVAAAVSSVFALKLQQSEGGEAAAMEEQAFQLITVTFLVIIGTVAFYGLVAGPVARLLGLARPNPQGLLIAGGDSWVRQLAKILTDLKVDVMLVDLNYNKVAAARMDGVRAECVNILSDHAREELQLDGIGRFLAMTPNDEVNSLAVSEFQSTFGRAETYQLDFTRRSASESRSLSHSLTGRILFGNKLTFSALRDRMEAGAILKATTLSDEFMMDDFRARNGKDALVMFVMSPNGTLQINTDDRQLAPEPGDTLIAMIHSVSIPKDHTASSPSDLDTGTDADS